Below is a window of Salinibacter grassmerensis DNA.
GGGACGCCCGCCGGGACGGCCGATTGTCCGAGGGACAACTGGTCTACTACGGCCCCCAGCCCTCGTACTACGGCATCGGCGAAGTGAAGCGCATCAACGGTTCCGACATCGCTGTGGATTTCCGCGGCACCGGGCTCTTCAACGTCCACGAGGAGATTATTGAGCAGCGCTACCTCATCGGCATCCCCCCGGACAAGATGGCGGAGCTGTAGCCTCTCTTTTGGGCCCTGGGAATCAAGGAGTCGTCCGCTAAGCGGTTCGTCGTCCCGCTCAACACGTCTTTCTCCCGTCCGGCACATCGTCGCTCTCGGCGGTTTCTTTTGCTCCCCGCACCCTCTTTCTTTGTGGGGAGCTTGTGTCCCGGCGTCTCCCAACCTTGCCTCTCCATGGCACACCTAGAGGTATCTCGCGTGACGAAGCGCTACGGCAATACCGTAGCGGTCGACGACGTGTCGTTCTCGGCCGAGCCCGGCCGCATCCTTGGCCTTCTCGGCCCCAACGGGGCCGGCAAGACCTCAACGATTCGGATGATCACCTACATCGCCGTGCCGGACGCCGGTGCGGTCCGCTACGACGGGCGCACCGTCGGGACCTGGAGCCAGCGGCGGATGGGCTACCTGCCCGAAGAGTCGGGGCTCTACAAGCGCCTCGGCGTCAAGGAGCAGCTCGTCTATCTCGGCACCCTGAAGGGGCTCTCCAAAGACACGGCCGCCGACCGGGCCGACTACTGGCTCGACCGCTTCGACGCCACCGACTGGGCCGACATGACGACCGAGGAGCTGTCGAAGGGCATGCAGCAGAAAATCCAGTTCATCGCTACGCTTTTGCATGACCCGTCGCTTCTCATCTTCGACGAGCCCTTCAGTGGCCTCGACCCCATCAACGCCGACCTTCTGCGCGACATCATCCTGGAGCTGCGCCGCGACGACCGCACGATCCTGTTTGCCTCCCATCGCATGGAACAGGTCGAGCAGCTCTGTGACGACATCTGCCTGATGGCCGAGGGAGACGTGGTGCTCCAGGGCCCGCTCCGCGACGTCAAGGCACAGTTTGGACAGAACACGCTCGTCCTCGAGTTCGACGGCGATGATGCCTTCATCGACGAGCTCGTGGCGGCCGGGCAGGTGCGCGTCAACACCCGCAGTGCCCACCGTGCTGAGCTCACCCTGGCCGACGGCGCCGACGCCCGTCAGGTACTCGACCGTGCGCTCGACCGCACCGACGAGCTTTACCGCTACGAACGCGTGGCCCCACCGCTGAATGAGATTTTCGTCGAGGTGGTGGGCGAGGCCGAGGCTCAGCGCATGCGGGAGGAAGCGGCCGCGGGTGCCGCCTGACCGCCTCCGTACCGAGCCGTCTCGAGTTCCTCAAATTCAGCCCACGGTCCTCGAATGTCGTTCCACAAGATCTGGCTCATTCTTCGCAGTGAGTTCTGGCGTCGCGTCCGGTCGAAGGCGTTCGTGCTCGCCACGCTCCTGGTGCCATTCGGGGCCATTCTGTTGTTCGCGGCGCCCGCCCTGTTTGGGTACCTCGCCGACCAGACCGACGAGCAAACGGTCGCCGTCGTGGACGAGACTGGCCAGCTTGCCGACTCGCTCATGGCCGCAAGCGGAGAGAGCCTCACCTTTCGCTCCGTCGATGCCCCGACGGACTCGGTGCGAAGCGCCGTGCGGCGCGGCCAGTACGACGGGTACCTGCGGCTGCCCGCGTCGCTGCTAGAGGGCACGGGGGAGGCCACTTACTACTCAGTGGAGGGCGGGGGGCTCACCCTTCGGTCGGACCTCGACACGCGGGTCAATCGGGTGGTGCGGCGGCAGCGTCTCGCGACGGCCGGCGCCTCTGCGGACGTGCTGTCCATCGTGGACTCGGACGTGGGGCTCGCCACACGCAAGCTGAGCGAGGACGAGGGCACTACGGACGACTCCACCCTCGCCTACACCGCCATCGGCTACGTGATGGCGTTCATCATCTATTTTGCCGTCTTCATCTACGGCCAGTACGTGATGCAAGGGGTCATTGAGGAAAAGAGCAGCCGGGTCGTCGAGGTCATCGTCTCGTCGGTTCGTCCATTCGAGCTGCTGATGGGCAAGGTGCTCGGCATCGGGGCCATGGGCCTGACCCAGATGGTGACGTGGGCCGCGCTTGCAACGGGCGGCATGGCGGCGATTGGGCCCGTGCTGGCACTCTTTTTTGCCCCGTCCGACCTAGGCGTCTCTCCGGGGGCCTCCCCGGACGCGATGCGGGAGGCGGCCGGAATTTCAGTCCCCACAATCCCCCTCGATCTCGTCGTCTGGTTTATCCTGTTCTTCGTCGGCGGCTTCCTCCTGTACGCCTCCCTCTTTGCCGCCGTGGGCTCGGCCGTCGAGCAACAGCAGGACGCGCAGAACCTCCTGCTGCCGGTCATGACACCGCTCATCCTGCCGGTTCTCTTTCTCGTCTTTGTCATCGAGAGCCCGAACGCAACGGTGTCGATCGTCACGTCGATCATCCCGTTTTTCTCCCCTATTCTCATGGTGCTGCGCCTCGCCATCACCTCCGTCCCGCTGTGGGAGGTCGCCACGGCGTTCGTCCTGCTGGTGGGCACCTTCGTCGGGATGATTTGGGTCGCTGGGCGCATCTACCGGGTCGGCATTCTCTCCTACGGCAAGACCCCGAGCCTGCGCGAGATCGCGCAGTGGGCCATGTACCGGTAGCCGAACGGCCCCACTGGCTTTTCATCCGGGATTTGTGGGGTTTTCGGCTTCCAGACTCTGATTAAGGGCGCTCACGGCGATCTTTCTGCTGGCCCGTGCATTTCAAAGGTGTTCCCTTACAGGAACAAACGCCCGCTCTCCGGCACATCCACGGAGCGCCGGGCGACCCGTCCTTGCTCTCGCCCTCTCAGCGCACCTCCTTTGCCGCTTATGGACACCACACTCTCGAAGGCTTCTCCGGTCGAGTACGAATTGGACCTCCACGCTACGGCCGATGACCTGGAACCGAAGCTCAAGGAGGCCCTGGACGCCCAGCGCAAGAACATGGACGTGCAGGGGTTCCGCAAGGGGAAGGTGCCCCTCGGACTCGTCAAGAAAATGCACGGCGAGGCGATTGGCTACCGTGTGGCCGAGCAGTTTGTCCAGGAGGCCTTCGAAGAGGAGGTTGAGGAGACCGACGAGATCGAGCCGCTCGGCCAGCCGACGCTGGTGGACCTCAACTACGAGCTCGACGCAGACCTGCAGGCCACCCTTCGGTTCGGCGTCCGGCCCGAGGTGGAGCTGGAGGACTTCTCGTCGGTCGAGATCACAATGCTCGACCCCGAGATTACCGAGGAGGATGTGGAGGACGAAATCGAGCGTCTCCAGAAGGAGGAGGCCGACCTGCTGCCGCTGGAAGAAGAGGCCGCTGAAGACACCGACTACGTGAACGTCGACCTTCAGCGCATCGACCCGGACACGGATACCCCCATCATCGGGGACAAGGACGAAGACCTCACCTTCTTCCTCGATGACGACCGCCTCAAGGAGGAACTCCGCCAGGCCCTCGTGGGACGAAAGGCAGGGGATACATTTCGCGTAGAGTTGCCGCAGGAGCACCCGGCCCACGAGCACGGAGGCCCTGGGCATCAGCACGAGCACGACGGAGACGGCGAAGACCGCCTCTACGAAGTGACGGTCAACGACGTGAAGCGTCGCGACCTACCGCCACTGGACGCGGAGTTTGTGCGCCGCGTTACCGAGGGGGAGTTCGACGACCTGGATGCCTTCCGCGACGACATCCGCGAACGCCTGCAGGAGGCCTGGGACGAGCGGGCCCGTGAGATGGCGCAGGGCGAGGTGATCGACAAGATGCTGGAGCTTCACCCTGTCCCCGTTCCCGAATCGGTCATCGAGGGCTACCTCGACTCGTTCGTCAAGCAGGTGGAAGAGGAGAACGACGGCGAGCTGCCCGAGGACTTTGACGAGGAGCACTTTCGCCAGCGCAACCGCCGCGACGCCGAGGACCAGGGCCGCTGGATGCTCATCCGGGACCAGATTGTGGAGGAGGAGGATCTGGAGGTTTCCAACGAGGAGATCCAGGCGTTCTTCGCTGAACAGTCCGGGGGCGAAGAGCAGGTAACTGCCCAGCAGATCGAGCAGTTCTACCAGACCATGCCGCAGATGATGGAAAAGGTGGAGCAGCAGATTCTTAGTGACAAGGTGTACGACTTTCTGTTCGACCGCCTCGACGTGCAGTCCAAGAGCCGCGAGGAGTTCGAAGACGAGATGCAGCAACAGCAGCAACCGCAGGGGCAGCGCATGGCGCCGTAGCCGTACTTTTCCCTTCCCGTAACGCCCGCGGAGGGGAACCACCGCCCCGAAATTTGGGTTCGATACAGTCCGTTTTTGAGTTCTTTAGGAACGTCTACCGACCCTATGGTTGATGACTTTGTCAAGTTCAGTAGAGGCCTGACGTCTCTTCCCAGCGGCATCTACGATGGGGACCTGAGCGACCAGCCCATGTCGGGGCTCGTGCCCATGGTCGTAGAGCAGACGACGCGGGGCGAGCGTGCCTACGACATCTTCAGTCGCCTGCTGAAGGAGCGAATCGTCTTCATCGGCACGCCGATCAACGATCAGATTGCTAACCTGACGGTCGCGCAGCTCCTCTATCTGGCGAGCGAGAGCTCTGAGCAGCCCATTAACATCTACATCAACTCGCCGGGCGGGGTCATCTACAGCGGCCTCGGCGTCTACGACACGATGCAGTACATCGGTGCTCCGGTGTCGACCATCTGCGTGGGCCTGGCGGCCTCGATGGGATCGGTGCTGCTCGCAGCCGGCGAGGACGGAGAGCGCGCGTGCCTCCCCAACTCCCGCGTCATGATCCACCAGCCGATGGGCGGGGCCGAAGGTCAGGCCTCCGACATTGAGATCCAGGCACAGGAGATCATGTGGCTCAAGGAGCGCCTCTACGAGATCCTGGCCCTCCACACCGGTCAAGACATCGATCAGATCGAGGCAGACGCCGACCGAAACTACTGGATGAGCGCAGAGGAGGCCGAGGAGTACGGCCTCGTGGACAACGTTCTGAACCCTGACAACCTGAACGGCCTGAAGTCCATCCAGCCCAACGGCGAGACAGCGGACGATTCTGAGGACGACGCGTAGTCGCCCTCCTCTTTCTGCCCTGAGCATCATGGCGACGGTCCCAACTGGGGGCGTCGCCCTTTTTATTTCTATCGGGCCCCGCGGCGGAGGCTACCACAACAAAAAAGAGGCGCTGGCCTGGGGGGAGGGAGGAGGAAGGCCAGCGCCTCAAAAAGGCGTCGTGACGTACCGCGTACGGGATTCGAACCCGTGCTACCGGCGTGAGAGGCCGGCGTCCTAGACCCCTAGACGAACGCGGCAGGTCGTGTCTATAAATGCACACAAACGTACCTTAGGGCTCGCTCCAGGTTTCGCGTTCATGGAAATTCAACCCCGGTTAGGGACCTCTTCTCCGCGTCTGCCCCCCTAACGCGCCGCCTGTCCTGCATGCGTCAGGCCGTGCTTTTGCCCGGCGTTTCGAGAAACATGTCCGTGCGGGGGGACGTGCATCCACCGGTCGCTGGATACCCCCCACTCCAAGCACCCATTCCTCAGCATGCTCCGGCGTCCCCCTGCTCGTTAGCCAGCACTGCTCTTCTCTTCGCACTCACCCGACCGACTGCACTGTGATCATGCGCCTCCCGACCCCCTCACGCCTTCTGCCGGCCGTTGCGCTTCCCGCCCTCCTTCTTTTATTGGCTGGGTGCGGGGGGGAGAGCGGAACCAGTTCCGAGACCGCGGACGTGCCCTACCAGATGGGCACTCCCGTTTCCGACTCCACTGTGGCCCTCGTCGTATCGTCCGAGTATGGCGCCGACACCCTCTCGGCCCAGCGCTACCAGCAGCAGGTGCGGATGTCGATGAAACGCCAGGCTCCCGGTCAGCAGTCCGAGGATCAGATGCAGGAGACGCACCGCCAGCTCATTCGCGGCTTCGCGCGTCAGCACGCCCTCCGGGGAGAAGCCAAGGCCCAGGATGTTGAGGCCGACCCCGCGCAGGTGAACGCACGCCTCGAGAAGCTCAAGCAACGGTACGGAAGTGAGGAGCAGTTTCAGAAACAACTGGCCCGCAATAACATGACGGTCGACTCGGTCCGGAGCCTGCTGGCCGATCGGTTTCGTCAACAGCAGTTGCAGCGGCAGATGGCCGAGAACTATGAGGAGCCGTCCTCCGACGACGTCACGGCGTACAGCGAGAAGAACCGGCGCATCCGGGCCCAGCACATTCTGATTAAGGCAGGCGAGAATGCCCCTGAGTCGGAGGTCGACTCGGCCCGACAGGCCACGGCGGCCCTCGTGGACAGTGCCCAGATGGACAATGTCGACTTTGCCGAGCTGGCCCGGCGTCACAGCCAAGGCCCGTCCGCTCAGAAAGGCGGCGACCTTGGTTTCTTTACCCGAGACCGGATGGTCGATGAGTTTGCCGAGGCGGCCTACGCCCTCTCCGACTCCGGCGATGTCGCCCCCGAACCAGTGCGCACGCGGTTTGGGTTCCACG
It encodes the following:
- a CDS encoding ABC transporter ATP-binding protein; translated protein: MAHLEVSRVTKRYGNTVAVDDVSFSAEPGRILGLLGPNGAGKTSTIRMITYIAVPDAGAVRYDGRTVGTWSQRRMGYLPEESGLYKRLGVKEQLVYLGTLKGLSKDTAADRADYWLDRFDATDWADMTTEELSKGMQQKIQFIATLLHDPSLLIFDEPFSGLDPINADLLRDIILELRRDDRTILFASHRMEQVEQLCDDICLMAEGDVVLQGPLRDVKAQFGQNTLVLEFDGDDAFIDELVAAGQVRVNTRSAHRAELTLADGADARQVLDRALDRTDELYRYERVAPPLNEIFVEVVGEAEAQRMREEAAAGAA
- a CDS encoding ABC transporter permease, whose protein sequence is MSFHKIWLILRSEFWRRVRSKAFVLATLLVPFGAILLFAAPALFGYLADQTDEQTVAVVDETGQLADSLMAASGESLTFRSVDAPTDSVRSAVRRGQYDGYLRLPASLLEGTGEATYYSVEGGGLTLRSDLDTRVNRVVRRQRLATAGASADVLSIVDSDVGLATRKLSEDEGTTDDSTLAYTAIGYVMAFIIYFAVFIYGQYVMQGVIEEKSSRVVEVIVSSVRPFELLMGKVLGIGAMGLTQMVTWAALATGGMAAIGPVLALFFAPSDLGVSPGASPDAMREAAGISVPTIPLDLVVWFILFFVGGFLLYASLFAAVGSAVEQQQDAQNLLLPVMTPLILPVLFLVFVIESPNATVSIVTSIIPFFSPILMVLRLAITSVPLWEVATAFVLLVGTFVGMIWVAGRIYRVGILSYGKTPSLREIAQWAMYR
- a CDS encoding ATP-dependent Clp protease proteolytic subunit, which codes for MVDDFVKFSRGLTSLPSGIYDGDLSDQPMSGLVPMVVEQTTRGERAYDIFSRLLKERIVFIGTPINDQIANLTVAQLLYLASESSEQPINIYINSPGGVIYSGLGVYDTMQYIGAPVSTICVGLAASMGSVLLAAGEDGERACLPNSRVMIHQPMGGAEGQASDIEIQAQEIMWLKERLYEILALHTGQDIDQIEADADRNYWMSAEEAEEYGLVDNVLNPDNLNGLKSIQPNGETADDSEDDA
- a CDS encoding peptidylprolyl isomerase, producing MRLPTPSRLLPAVALPALLLLLAGCGGESGTSSETADVPYQMGTPVSDSTVALVVSSEYGADTLSAQRYQQQVRMSMKRQAPGQQSEDQMQETHRQLIRGFARQHALRGEAKAQDVEADPAQVNARLEKLKQRYGSEEQFQKQLARNNMTVDSVRSLLADRFRQQQLQRQMAENYEEPSSDDVTAYSEKNRRIRAQHILIKAGENAPESEVDSARQATAALVDSAQMDNVDFAELARRHSQGPSAQKGGDLGFFTRDRMVDEFAEAAYALSDSGDVAPEPVRTRFGFHVIRLTNAGQPMDTTKARKQMTKERRQQAVEDQINALLKDVTVRTNTDVVSAGLRE
- the tig gene encoding trigger factor; this encodes MDTTLSKASPVEYELDLHATADDLEPKLKEALDAQRKNMDVQGFRKGKVPLGLVKKMHGEAIGYRVAEQFVQEAFEEEVEETDEIEPLGQPTLVDLNYELDADLQATLRFGVRPEVELEDFSSVEITMLDPEITEEDVEDEIERLQKEEADLLPLEEEAAEDTDYVNVDLQRIDPDTDTPIIGDKDEDLTFFLDDDRLKEELRQALVGRKAGDTFRVELPQEHPAHEHGGPGHQHEHDGDGEDRLYEVTVNDVKRRDLPPLDAEFVRRVTEGEFDDLDAFRDDIRERLQEAWDERAREMAQGEVIDKMLELHPVPVPESVIEGYLDSFVKQVEEENDGELPEDFDEEHFRQRNRRDAEDQGRWMLIRDQIVEEEDLEVSNEEIQAFFAEQSGGEEQVTAQQIEQFYQTMPQMMEKVEQQILSDKVYDFLFDRLDVQSKSREEFEDEMQQQQQPQGQRMAP